One Vanessa atalanta chromosome 8, ilVanAtal1.2, whole genome shotgun sequence genomic window carries:
- the LOC125065899 gene encoding uncharacterized protein LOC125065899 yields the protein MSAQFSFLQANINHCAGAQDLLLQSMAEWGIDLAVACEPYYVPPLPHWVGDSDGTVAVLAKSGTGPSISLVERGSGYVVVGWGEYVVVGTYFSPNRSLAEFEIYLGFVRSAVARQSPKPTVVLGDLNAKSRAWGNPATNPRGRAVQV from the coding sequence ATGAGCGCACAATTCAGCTTCCTTCAGGCTAATATCAACCATTGCGCCGGGGCTCAGGACCTACTactgcagtccatggcggagtgggGGATCGAtctggcggtggcctgcgagccctattaTGTCCCGCCCCTACCTCATTGGGTAGGGGACTCGGATGGTACCGTGGCGGTCCTCGCGAAAAGCGGAACGGGTCCCTCTATCTCACTCGTTGAAAGGGGCTCGGgttacgtagtggtggggtggggggagtacgtggTCGTTGGAACGTACTTCTCCCCGaaccgcagcctggctgagttcgagatctATCTCGGCTTCGTCAGatctgcggtggccaggcagtcgcctAAACCGACAGTGGTTCTTGGTGACCTAAACGCAAAGTcacgtgcctggggcaaccctgcCACAAATCCGCGAGGaagggccgtccag